One part of the Theropithecus gelada isolate Dixy chromosome 5, Tgel_1.0, whole genome shotgun sequence genome encodes these proteins:
- the LOC112625045 gene encoding ubiquitin D, with translation MAPNASCLSVHVLSEEWDLMTFDANPEDSVKKINEHVRSKTKVPVQDQVLLLGSKILKPRRRLSSYGIDKEKTIHLTLKVVKPSDEELPLYLVESGDEGQRHLLQVRRSSSVAQVKAMIETKTGVTPETQIVNCNGKRLEDGKMMADYGIRKGNLLFLTSYCIAG, from the coding sequence ATGGCTCCCAATGCTTCCTGCCTCTCTGTGCATGTTCTTTCCGAGGAATGGGATTTAATGACCTTTGATGCCAACCCAGAGGACAGcgtgaaaaaaatcaatgaacatgTCCGGTCTAAGACCAAGGTTCCTGTGCAGGACCAGGTTCTTTTGCTGGGCTCCAAGATCCTAAAGCCACGGAGAAGGCTCTCATCTTATGGCATTGACAAGGAGAAGACCATCCATCTTACCCTGAAAGTGGTGAAGCCCAGTGATGAGGAGCTGCCCTTGTATCTTGTGGAGTCAGGTGATGAGGGGCAGAGGCACCTCCTCCAGGTGCGAAGGTCCAGCTCAGTGGCACAAGTGAAAGCAATGATCGAGACCAAGACGGGTGTAACCCCTGAGACCCAGATTGTGAATTGCAATGGAAAGAGACTGGAAGATGGGAAGATGATGGCAGATTATGGAATCAGAAAGGGCAACTTACTCTTCCTGACATCTTATTGTATTGCAGGGTGA